Below is a window of Catalinimonas alkaloidigena DNA.
GGATCTGGCAGCAAATGCGCCGCGAACATCCCACGGCCGAAGTGCTGGAAGTGCACGTTCCTGAAACGCCCGCCTCGCCGATTGCCGCCAACGTCAATACGCAGGACGGCACGTTCTGGCGACTGGACTACCGCTATTTCGATCAGTATACGTTAGAAGAACTCTCGGTCGACCACGTGTACGGACGCCTGGCCGACGCCGATGCGACCGACAAACTGTTCCGGATGAATTACGACATCCATACCGGGGCCATTCTGGGCTTTCCCGGAAAACTGCTCGCTTTCTTTGCAAGCCTGATCGTTGCCAGTCTGCCGGTAACCGGTTTTCTGATCTGGTGGGGACGCCGGAAAAAATCGCGTCAGCGCAACCCGCTGCCCAAACGGTCGGCACCGGCACCAGCCCGTAAAAATCGCGCGGCCGTGGCGCGTGTCGATCCTTCCTGATCTTACTTCGTTTGGCACCCAACGCATCAGCACGTTCTCTGTACTGCGACTAACACCGGTACAGAGAACGTGCTTTTTTTGGCTTCTCTCGGTAGCCACATCGAGCTATTGCCCATTCGAGACCACAGCGTTTGCGCCCCCATGTGCGACGCCCTCGTTGCCCTTACGCCTGGTGGCATACCACGAGGTTGAGGCTACGCTTCCCGTTTTGAACCCTCTCCACTTCGCCGATCCGGGCAGTTTGCACAGGCATTGGTGCCTCTAAGTCAGCGCTCTCTTCCATCGTCTTTGAGCGTTGCCAACGCCACCCGGTGGCCTTTTCCCGGCGGGTTTACTGAACCTGCATAAAAAAAACGGCGCGTATACATACCCGCCGTTTCATCGCTTAGCTGAAGAGGTTCGTGGTTAGAAACGATAGTTCATGGACAACCGATAATTCCGCAGCGCCTCGGCCTGCCAGTAATAGAAGTTGCTGTACGGATAATAGGCTCCCGAAAGCAGTTGTGCGTTGAAGAGGTTGTTGGCGTTGAGCGAGACGCCCATTTTGCCGAACTGGTACGAAACCGCGGCATCGAACCGGGTGTAGTCGGGCATGGAAGGATCGACCGTACGGTCGTAAGCCCCGTACCAGGCCGTACGGCCCGAAGAATGTTGCACCCCGAACGAAAGCCCCAGACCTTCGAACGCGCCCTGCCAGAACTTATAATGCAGCCAGGCATTGGCAATGTGCTTGTCGGTGCCCGGAATCTGCGTTCCCTGGAACGAGCCGTCGGTGTCTTTGGTGACTTTACCGTCGGTATAGGCATAGTTCATGGTGACGTTCAGGCCCTCGACCAACTCGCCGCGCAAGTCGATTTCCAGGCCCTGGGTTTTGGTTTGGCCCAACTGAATGGAGAAATACTGGTGCTCGGGGTCGGAGGTCAGCACGTTGTTTTTCGTGATCTGGTACGCGGCCAGCGAGGCCGTCCAGCGCCCGTTCAGCCAATCGGTTTTCAGGCCGACTTCTTTGTTGTCGCCGACAATCGGGTCGAATGGCGTTCCTTCAAAGGAGGCCCCGGCCTGCGGAATAAAGGCCTGATCGTACACGCCGTACACGCTCATGCTGGGCGTCAGCGAGTAGCTGAGTCCGACCCGCGGCGTGAATTTTTCGGCATCCACCTGCCCCGAATACGGATCGGCGTCGCCGGTGGTGGTGTAGCGGCCCGCGAGCGTGAGTCGCAGCTTTTCGTCCAGCATCCGGATTTCGTCCTGCAGGTAGAGTGCGGCATACTGGTTGTTGTAGCGCACGCCCCGCTCGCGGATGTCGAGGCTGCGGTCGTAGACCGGATACGCGCTGGCCGGCACCTGACCGTATACGGGATTGAACACATTGAAGCTGCTTGCGCCGGTAATGGCTCCGCCTTGCGCCCAGTCGTGGTAATAATCTTTGTCGCCCATGTCCAGGCCCGCCAGAATCCGGTGCGTCAGCGCTCCGGTGCGCACGTCGCCGTTCACAAAAAACTGCCCTACTTTGGTGACGCCCAGAATGTCCCAGATGGACGCCGCCCGCAGAAGCGTATCACCGACGAAGCTCGACGGCCACAGGCTTTGCCCCACCTGATCGAAGTTCAGGTACGCCAGCTGGCTGGTAAATTTCCAGTCATCGTTCAGGCTGTGCGAAAAAGTCAGCGTCAGCGACTGGTCGTTGACGGTCGTCGGGCGCATGTTGGGTTCCAGGGTAGAGAAGTTGACGGGCAAATCGCCCAGACCGTTCGGCGAATAGCTGTAGCTGGAGCCAATGGGCGACATCTGCACGTACTGGTAGGTGTACTCGGCCGTGAGGGACGTACGGGGGTTGATCTGGAATTTCAGGACGGGCACCACCGACACGCGGTTGTTGTATTCATACGCCCGGTGGGTGCCTTTCAGCTGGCCCATCAGGTTGAGTCGGTACAGTACTTTGCCATCCTTGCTCAACTTGCCGTCGAAGTCCAGTGTGCTGCGGTAGGTGCCGAAGCTGCCGACCGTCATGCTGGCTTCTGCCTTGGTGAAGCCCGTCGGTTTTTTGGTCACCACGTTGTAGAATCCGCTCGGCTCGCCGCTGGCCAGCATAAAACCGGCCGGCCCTTTTACAAACTCGATGCGTTCGACCATGCTCATGTCTTCCGTCAGCGGCCCCCACGTTTCGGTGACATTCATGCCGTTGCGGAACGACGCTACCCGCGAACCGCGCATCACAATCCGCGCGTAGGTCTCCCAGTGCTCCGACCGGGTGGCGCCACTGACGTTGCGAATCACGCCTTCCTGCATGTCGAAAATCTGCTGGTCTTTCAACACTTGGTTGCTGATGACCTGGATGTTCTGGGGCGTTTCCAGGAGCGGCGTTTTCAGGCGCAGCGAGATGGACGGATAATCGGTTACGTAAAGGCTCGGGTTGGCACGCACCACGATCTCTTCCAGCTCTTTTCCGTCTACTTCCAACGTGAACGAAACGGTGGTCGTCTGGTTGGCGCGGACCTCTACCGGTTGCGATACGCTCTTCAGCCCTACGCTACTGGCCACAAGGGTGTACGACCCGGCCTGGATGTCCTGAAGTTCGAACGTACCCTCCGCATCGGTAGAAGCGCCCTGGGTGGTACCTTTCAGGTAGACGTTTACAAATTCGGCGGGTTGGTGGTCGTTGGTCACGACCGTCCCGGTAATGCGGCCCGTTTGAGCCGATGCGGAACCTAATGTGATAAGCCACATCAGGAACGAGAGCGCGTAAAGATGCTTCACGTAGATTACTAAGTTTATTTAGACTTATTTTAAATAATGGCTCAAAAATAGAGGCTCCCCCGCCAACGGGCAAGCCTGCGCCGCCGATTTTCTGCGTTTCTACACGCAGGCTATCACTTTTGCATCAGGTCTTCGATTTCCATCAGAAAAAGCGTCTGCGACAGGAGCTCGGTCAGTTGCTCCACTTCGTGGTAGGTCATGGCGAATAACAGTGCCTCGTCGCGGGTGGGCAGGTACACGCACCGCGCGTCGGGATCGGGCACGTCGGCCTCCAGTTTCAGCACGCCCTGCAGGTACTCGACGAAATGGTGCAGCTGAGGGCGGTTCAGCAAGAGCGAAATGTGCCCGAAGTTGACGTGCACGTCGCCCTGGCAGGTGCACTTTTCGGTAGACCCAAGAGCATTGGCGTAGTAACGTTCACCGGAGCATTTCATAGAATCGACGTTCGGAGGAGAAAAGAAACCTGGGTTGTAGCGTCCTGTGGCTTAGTTGGAGTCGCTCATCATCTGGTGCACCTCAATGAGGAGGAGCGCGTTGGCCAGCCCTTTCTGCACCGTGGCCAGTTCGTCTTCCGTGAAACAAAACTGGATGTCGGCGTGGCAGGTGCGGATCAACGTGTAGCGTACGCCGTCGGGAAACAACACGCTCTGCCGCGTAAAATCGAGGTCCAGCAACCGCTGGCTGAACTGCACAAAATCGCGCTCCGAAAACCCCACCAGCAGGTTGCGGTAGTACCAGCCGACCTGTTTACAGTCGCTGCATTGGGAAATGCAAAATCCTTCCTGGTTGATGAAGACAACGGGTTTACAGGCACTCATGGCAAATCGGGGGTCTAGGTCAGCAAAGGTTCGGACGGCGGAAACTCCGGGCGTCGGGACGTAAGTTGGGCCTGCGCCCGGCCGGGCGAAAGCGCTGTTCAGGCCAAAGCGGTACCGGCCGGAACGCAGGACTTAAGATTGGGTCGTCTCAGGCAAATGCTTCGATGCCATTGACGGTGGTATATTTCAGGCTCAGTTTTTTATCGGGATGGATGTACTGGTAGGCCGACTGCATGGCCAGCGTGGCTTCGTGAAAGCCGCACAAAATCAGCTTTAGTTTGCCGGGATACGTATTGATGTCGCCCACGGCATAGATCCCGGGCACGTTGGTGCTGTAGTCGAAGGTGTTGACTTCGATGGCATTTTTGTGGATGCCCAGCCCCCACGACCCGATGGGACCGAGTTGGGGCGTCAGTCCGAAGAGCGGAATCAGGTAATCGGTGGCTTGTGTAAAGGCTCCATGTTCGCGGTGTTGCAGGGTAAGTTCGCGCAGGTGTCCGTTGCCCTGCACACCCACAACTTCTGTATCCAGCAGAAGTCGGATGCGCCCCGTCTCCGCCAGCTCGTGAACTTTCTCGACCGAATCGGGCGCGCCCCGGAAGTCACGGCGACGGTGCACCAGGGTAACTTCGGCGGCCACGTCGGCCAGGTAGAT
It encodes the following:
- a CDS encoding NAD(P)/FAD-dependent oxidoreductase, coding for MITTDVLIIGAGPCGLFTVFEAGLLKLRCHLIDALPQPGGQLTEIYPKKPIYDIPGYPTVLAGDLVRNLMEQIAPFRPTFTLGERAERIEEVGPRRFRVTTHRGTVVEAPVICIAGGLGSFEPRKPAIEGLAQFEERGIEYMVRNPEQFRDRRVVLAGGGDSALDWTIYLADVAAEVTLVHRRRDFRGAPDSVEKVHELAETGRIRLLLDTEVVGVQGNGHLRELTLQHREHGAFTQATDYLIPLFGLTPQLGPIGSWGLGIHKNAIEVNTFDYSTNVPGIYAVGDINTYPGKLKLILCGFHEATLAMQSAYQYIHPDKKLSLKYTTVNGIEAFA
- a CDS encoding TonB-dependent receptor, with protein sequence MKHLYALSFLMWLITLGSASAQTGRITGTVVTNDHQPAEFVNVYLKGTTQGASTDAEGTFELQDIQAGSYTLVASSVGLKSVSQPVEVRANQTTTVSFTLEVDGKELEEIVVRANPSLYVTDYPSISLRLKTPLLETPQNIQVISNQVLKDQQIFDMQEGVIRNVSGATRSEHWETYARIVMRGSRVASFRNGMNVTETWGPLTEDMSMVERIEFVKGPAGFMLASGEPSGFYNVVTKKPTGFTKAEASMTVGSFGTYRSTLDFDGKLSKDGKVLYRLNLMGQLKGTHRAYEYNNRVSVVPVLKFQINPRTSLTAEYTYQYVQMSPIGSSYSYSPNGLGDLPVNFSTLEPNMRPTTVNDQSLTLTFSHSLNDDWKFTSQLAYLNFDQVGQSLWPSSFVGDTLLRAASIWDILGVTKVGQFFVNGDVRTGALTHRILAGLDMGDKDYYHDWAQGGAITGASSFNVFNPVYGQVPASAYPVYDRSLDIRERGVRYNNQYAALYLQDEIRMLDEKLRLTLAGRYTTTGDADPYSGQVDAEKFTPRVGLSYSLTPSMSVYGVYDQAFIPQAGASFEGTPFDPIVGDNKEVGLKTDWLNGRWTASLAAYQITKNNVLTSDPEHQYFSIQLGQTKTQGLEIDLRGELVEGLNVTMNYAYTDGKVTKDTDGSFQGTQIPGTDKHIANAWLHYKFWQGAFEGLGLSFGVQHSSGRTAWYGAYDRTVDPSMPDYTRFDAAVSYQFGKMGVSLNANNLFNAQLLSGAYYPYSNFYYWQAEALRNYRLSMNYRF